In the genome of Drosophila yakuba strain Tai18E2 chromosome 3R, Prin_Dyak_Tai18E2_2.1, whole genome shotgun sequence, one region contains:
- the LOC6538692 gene encoding BUD13 homolog has translation MSMQKAKIIDQKEYLKKYLSGDKEKKKKKKEKKHKKGSASAKVKIIDDDAYENDNHEMDEDLLLGGEDAPQIVGEYIEEDPNVRSKWRNIAVKDEIKEEQDESSPAPGIRIKQEPVDEEQEMWGRKASVVKVKDEFSPSRRSPPVRIKQEKRSSSRDLSPARSRKPPKREESPQGRRRRAESSDQSPPRRGRDGDQSPPGRKRRDSDQSPPRKAKNGDQSPARKRRDSDQSPPRKRTERRRRDTDQSPPRRRRSNSDQSPPRRRRDKDSTPPRRKKDSDQSPPRRRKAEDQSPARRVRKDSDQSPPRKRRGNDQSPVRKRRDSDQSPPRRRREDKQSPPRRRRNSDQSPPRRPKDEDQSPPRRKRDFDQSPTRKRDKSPRRRRDSDQSPPRNRRSREQSPPPRNRFKEERKSRWAKASPSKSASPPPTHKPKSTKTLDGKKAGLQDAKSLKKETDERRRQEHELFEKMSSEISGRDGDVQVRSTRRKGNRARDAANEDPAEQSRKEQHEQKKKELYDRWGKGLKQIEDRKSRLEEMAHEASKPVARYANDEDLDRHLREQEHADDPMLEYMRQKRKKRDKLDNKPELPKYEGSYPENRFGIRPGYRWDGVDRSNGYEQRWFDKQNERRAVQDEAYKYSVEDM, from the coding sequence ATGTCCATGCAAAAGGCCAAAATCATTGACCAGAAGGAGTACCTCAAGAAGTACCTGTCCGGCGacaaggagaagaagaagaaaaagaaggagaagaagcaCAAAAAGGGCTCAGCCAGCGCCAAAGTGAAAATCATTGATGACGACGCCTACGAAAATGATAATCACGAAATGGACGAGGATCTGCTGCTGGGCGGCGAGGATGCGCCCCAAATTGTGGGCGAGTACATCGAGGAGGATCCCAATGTGCGCAGCAAGTGGCGCAACATTGCCGTCAAGGATGAGATCAAAGAAGAGCAAGACGAATCCTCGCCAGCACCTGGCATTCGCATCAAACAGGAGCCCGTGGATGAGGAACAGGAGATGTGGGGACGCAAGGCGTCAGTGGTTAAGGTCAAGGATGAATTCTCACCCTCCAGACGAAGTCCACCTGTTAGAATTAAGCAAGAGAAACGCAGCAGCTCCAGAGATTTAAGCCCAGCGAGATCAAGAAAGCCGCCAAAGCGGGAAGAGAGTCCTcaaggaagaagaagaagggcGGAAAGCTCGGATCAGAGTCCGCCCAGACGGGGAAGAGATGGCGATCAATCGCCGCCTGGCCGAAAGCGCAGAGATTCCGATCAGAGTCCACCcagaaaagccaaaaatggCGATCAATCGCCAGCTAGGAAAAGGCGGGATTCGGACCAAAGTCCTCCAAGAAAACGAACGGAAAGAAGGAGAAGGGACACCGATCAATCGCCACCCAGACGCCGCAGAAGTAACTCCGATCAGAGTCCCCCCAGGAGACGTAGAGACAAAGATTCAACCCCACCCCGAAGGAAGAAAGATTCCGATCAAAGTCCACCTCGGAGACGTAAAGCGGAAGATCAATCCCCGGCGAGAAGGGTAAGGAAAGACTCCGACCAGAGTCCGCCAAGAAAACGGAGAGGCAACGACCAGTCTCCGGTGCGCAAGAGACGAGACTCGGACCAAAGCCCACCACGAAGACGCAGAGAGGATAAGCAATCGCCGCCAAGGAGGAGAAGGAATTCCGATCAAAGTCCGCCAAGAAGACCAAAGGATGAAGATCAATCGCCACCGAGAAGAAAACGAGACTTTGACCAAAGTCCAACCAGAAAACGTGACAAATCCCCACGCAGACGTCGCGATTCCGACCAAAGCCCGCCCAGGAACCGCAGAAGTCGAGAACAGAGTCCTCCGCCTCGTAATCGCTTCAAGGAAGAGAGAAAGAGTCGCTGGGCCAAGGCATCACCCAGCAAATCAGCTTCTCCACCGCCCACACACAAACCGAAATCCACCAAGACACTAGATGGCAAGAAAGCTGGACTGCAGGATGCGAAATCCCTGAAGAAGGAAACCGACGAAAGGCGGCGACAAGAACACGAACTCTTCGAGAAAATGTCCAGCGAGATTTCCGGTCGCGATGGGGATGTGCAGGTGCGCAGCACTCGCCGCAAGGGAAACCGCGCGCGGGATGCAGCCAACGAGGATCCCGCCGAGCAGAGCCGCAAGGAGCAACacgagcagaagaagaaggagcTGTATGACCGCTGGGGCAAGGGCCTGAAGCAAATAGAGGATCGCAAGTCCCGCCTCGAGGAGATGGCCCACGAAGCCTCCAAGCCGGTGGCTCGCTACGCCAACGACGAGGATCTGGACAGGCATCTGCGCGAGCAGGAGCACGCCGACGATCCCATGCTGGAGTACATGCGCCAGAAGCGCAAGAAACGCGACAAGCTGGACAACAAGCCGGAGTTGCCCAAGTACGAGGGCAGCTATCCGGAGAATCGCTTTGGCATCCGACCAGGATATCGCTGGGATGGCGTCGATCGATCCAACGGCTACGAGCAGCGGTGGTTCGACAAGCAGAACGAGCGGCGGGCGGTGCAGGACGAGGCCTACAAGTACAGCGTGGAGGATATGTGA